One part of the Homo sapiens chromosome 19, GRCh38.p14 Primary Assembly genome encodes these proteins:
- the EML2 gene encoding echinoderm microtubule-associated protein-like 2 isoform 6 (isoform 6 is encoded by transcript variant 6), whose amino-acid sequence MSLDDNLSGTSGMEVDDRVSALEQRLQLQEDELAVLKAALADALRRLRACEEQGAALRARGTPKGRAPPRLGTTASVCQLLKGLPTRTPLNGSGPPRRVGGYATSPSSPKKEATSGRSVRRYLSPERLASVRREDPRSRTTSSSSNCSAKKEGKTKEVIFSVEDGSVKMFLRGRPVPMMIPDELAPTYSLDTRSELPSCRLKLEWVYGYRGRDCRANLYLLPTGEIVYFVASVAVLYSVEEQRQRHYLGHNDDIKCLAIHPDMVTIATGQVAGTTKEGKPLPPHVRIWDSVSLSTLHVLGLGVFDRAVCCVGFSKSNGGNLLCAVDESNDHMLSVWDWAKETKVVDVKCSNEAVLVATFHPTDPTVLITCGKSHIYFWTLEGGSLSKRQGLFEKHEKPKYVLCVTFLEGGDVVTGDSGGNLYVWGKGGNRITQAVLGAHDGGVFGLCALRDGTLVSGGGRDRRVVLWGSDYSKLQEVEVPEDFGPVRTVAEGHGDTLYVGTTRNSILQGSVHTGFSLLVQGHVEELWGLATHPSRAQFVTCGQDKLVHLWSSDSHQPLWSRIIEDPARSAGFHPSGSVLAVGTVTGRWLLLDTETHDLVAIHTDGNEQISVVSFSPDGAYLAVGSHDNLVYVYTVDQGGRKVSRLGKCSGHSSFITHLDWAQDSSCFVTNSGDYEILYWDPATCKQITSADAVRNMEWATATCVLGFGVFGIWSEGADGTDINAVARSHDGKLLASADDFGKVHLFSYPCCQPRALSHKYGGHSSHVTNVAFLWDDSMALTTGGKDTSVLQWRVV is encoded by the exons ATGAGTCTGG ATGACAATTTGTCGGGCACGAGCGGTATGGAAGTGGACGACCGCGTGTCGGCGCTGGAGCAGCGGCTGCAGTTACAGGAAGACGAGCTGGCGGTCCTAAAGGCGGCGCTGGCGGATGCTCTGCGTCGCCTGCGGGCATGCGAAGAACAGGGAGCGGCGCTACGCGCGCGGGGCACCCCCAAGGGCCGGGCGCCTCCGCGCTTAGGCACCACTGCCTCGG TGTGTCAGCTCTTGAAAGGCCTTCCCACCAGGACGCCCCTTAATGGCTCGGGACCCCCGCGGCGCGTGGGTGGCTATGCCACGTCCCCATCCTCTCCCAAGAAGGAGGCGACCTCCGGGCGCAG TGTCCGCCGCTACTTGTCACCAGAGCGCCTCGCCTCGGTGCGCCGTGAGGACCCCCGCAGCCGGACCACATCCTCCAGCAGCAACTGTAGCGCCAAAAAGGAAGG CAAAACCAAAGAAGTTATCTTCAGTGTGG AGGATGGCTCCGTGAAAATGTTCCTGAGGGGCCGCCCTGTGCCCATGATGATCCCAGACGAGCTGGCACCCACCTACAGCCTGGACACACGCTCGGAGCTGCCTTCTTGCCGGCTCAAGCTGGAGTGGGT CTATGGCTACCGTGGCCGAGACTGCCGGGCCAACCTTTATTTGCTGCCCACCGGGGAGATAGTGTACTTTGTGGCCTCCGTAGCCGTGCTATACAGcgtggaggagcagaggcagcGACACTACCTGGGACACAACGATGACATCAAATG CTTGGCCATCCACCCAGATATGGTCACCATCGCCACGGGACAGGTGGCGGGAACCACTAAGGAAGGGAAG CCGCTGCCGCCCCACGTGCGcatctgggactcagtttccctctcCACCTTACACGTGCTGGGCTTGGGGGTGTTTGACAGAGCCGTGTGCTGTGTGGGCTTCTCCAAATCT AATGGAGGCAACCTGCTGTGTGCAGTGGATGAATCCAATGATCACATGCTCTCGGTGTGGGACTGGGCCAAGGAGACCAAGGTGGTGGATGTCAAG tGCTCCAATGAGGCTGTATTGGTGGCCACCTTCCACCCCACGGACCCCACTGTGCTTATCACCTGCGGGAAATCTCACATCTACTTCTGGACCTTGGAGGGGGGCAGCTTGAGCAAGCGGCAAGGCCTCTTTGAG AAACATGAGAAACCGAAGTATGTGCTGTGTGTGACCTTTTTGGAAGGTGGCGACGTGGTCACGGGGGACTCTGGGGGGAACCTCTATGTTTGGGGCAAAG GTGGGAACCGTATCACACAGGCGGTGCTGGGCGCCCACGACGGCGGCGTGTTTGGGCTCTGCGCCCTGCGGGACGGGACGCTGGTGTCTGGAGGGGGCCGTGATCGGCGGGTGGTCCTCTGGGGTTCTGACTACAGCAAGCTGCAGGAAGTGGAG GTCCCTGAGGACTTTGGCCCTGTGCGCACCGTGGCAGAGGGCCACGGAGACACACTGTACGTGGGGACCACCCGCAATTCCATCCTGCAGGGCTCCGTGCACACAGGCTTCTCACTGCTGGTCCAG GGCCATGTGGAAGAGCTGTGGGGCCTGGCCACACACCCCAGTCGGGCCCAGTTTGTGACCTGCGGGCAGGATAAGCTGGTGCATCTATGGAGCTCAGATTCCCACCAGCCCCTGTGGAGCAGGATCATCGAG gACCCTGCCCGCTCAGCCGGCTTCCACCCCAGTGGCTCTGTCCTGGCTGTGGGTACAGTGACTGGCAG ATGGCTGCTGCTGGACACGGAGACCCATGACCTGGTGGCTATCCACACAGACGGCAATGAACAGATCTCAGTGGTCAGCTTCTCCCCAG acGGGGCGTACCTGGCCGTGGGCTCCCACGACAACTTGGTGTACGTGTACACGGTGGACCAGGGCGGCCGCAAGGTCAGCCGCCTGGGCAAGTGCTCG GGCCATTCCAGTTTTATCACCCACCTGGATTGGGCCCAGGACAGCAGCTGCTTTGTCACCAACTCCGGGGACTATGAGATTCTGTACT GGGACCCGGCTACCTGTAAGCAGATCACCAGTGCGGATGCTGTGAGGAACATGGAATGGGCCACAGCTACTTGTGTCCTAGGGTTTGGGGTGTTTG GGATCTGGTCTGAGGGGGCGGACGGCACTGATATCAACGCTGTGGCCCGCTCTCATGATGGGAAGTTGCTGGCTTCAGCTGATGACTTTGGCAAAGTTCACCTGTTTAGCTACCCCTGCTGTCAGCCTCGA GCCCTCAGCCACAAGTACGGTGGACACAGCAGCCATGTGACAAATGTGGCCTTCTTGTGGGATGACAGCATGGCCCTGACCACAGGGGGCAAGGACACCAGTGTGCTACAGTGGCGGGTGGTCTGA
- the EML2 gene encoding echinoderm microtubule-associated protein-like 2 isoform 4 (isoform 4 is encoded by transcript variant 4), which translates to MVTIATGQVAGTTKEGKPLPPHVRIWDSVSLSTLHVLGLGVFDRAVCCVGFSKSNGGNLLCAVDESNDHMLSVWDWAKETKVVDVKCSNEAVLVATFHPTDPTVLITCGKSHIYFWTLEGGSLSKRQGLFEKHEKPKYVLCVTFLEGGDVVTGDSGGNLYVWGKGGNRITQAVLGAHDGGVFGLCALRDGTLVSGGGRDRRVVLWGSDYSKLQEVEVPEDFGPVRTVAEGHGDTLYVGTTRNSILQGSVHTGFSLLVQGHVEELWGLATHPSRAQFVTCGQDKLVHLWSSDSHQPLWSRIIEDPARSAGFHPSGSVLAVGTVTGRWLLLDTETHDLVAIHTDGNEQISVVSFSPDGAYLAVGSHDNLVYVYTVDQGGRKVSRLGKCSGHSSFITHLDWAQDSSCFVTNSGDYEILYWDPATCKQITSADAVRNMEWATATCVLGFGVFGIWSEGADGTDINAVARSHDGKLLASADDFGKVHLFSYPCCQPRALSHKYGGHSSHVTNVAFLWDDSMALTTGGKDTSVLQWRVV; encoded by the exons ATGGTCACCATCGCCACGGGACAGGTGGCGGGAACCACTAAGGAAGGGAAG CCGCTGCCGCCCCACGTGCGcatctgggactcagtttccctctcCACCTTACACGTGCTGGGCTTGGGGGTGTTTGACAGAGCCGTGTGCTGTGTGGGCTTCTCCAAATCT AATGGAGGCAACCTGCTGTGTGCAGTGGATGAATCCAATGATCACATGCTCTCGGTGTGGGACTGGGCCAAGGAGACCAAGGTGGTGGATGTCAAG tGCTCCAATGAGGCTGTATTGGTGGCCACCTTCCACCCCACGGACCCCACTGTGCTTATCACCTGCGGGAAATCTCACATCTACTTCTGGACCTTGGAGGGGGGCAGCTTGAGCAAGCGGCAAGGCCTCTTTGAG AAACATGAGAAACCGAAGTATGTGCTGTGTGTGACCTTTTTGGAAGGTGGCGACGTGGTCACGGGGGACTCTGGGGGGAACCTCTATGTTTGGGGCAAAG GTGGGAACCGTATCACACAGGCGGTGCTGGGCGCCCACGACGGCGGCGTGTTTGGGCTCTGCGCCCTGCGGGACGGGACGCTGGTGTCTGGAGGGGGCCGTGATCGGCGGGTGGTCCTCTGGGGTTCTGACTACAGCAAGCTGCAGGAAGTGGAG GTCCCTGAGGACTTTGGCCCTGTGCGCACCGTGGCAGAGGGCCACGGAGACACACTGTACGTGGGGACCACCCGCAATTCCATCCTGCAGGGCTCCGTGCACACAGGCTTCTCACTGCTGGTCCAG GGCCATGTGGAAGAGCTGTGGGGCCTGGCCACACACCCCAGTCGGGCCCAGTTTGTGACCTGCGGGCAGGATAAGCTGGTGCATCTATGGAGCTCAGATTCCCACCAGCCCCTGTGGAGCAGGATCATCGAG gACCCTGCCCGCTCAGCCGGCTTCCACCCCAGTGGCTCTGTCCTGGCTGTGGGTACAGTGACTGGCAG ATGGCTGCTGCTGGACACGGAGACCCATGACCTGGTGGCTATCCACACAGACGGCAATGAACAGATCTCAGTGGTCAGCTTCTCCCCAG acGGGGCGTACCTGGCCGTGGGCTCCCACGACAACTTGGTGTACGTGTACACGGTGGACCAGGGCGGCCGCAAGGTCAGCCGCCTGGGCAAGTGCTCG GGCCATTCCAGTTTTATCACCCACCTGGATTGGGCCCAGGACAGCAGCTGCTTTGTCACCAACTCCGGGGACTATGAGATTCTGTACT GGGACCCGGCTACCTGTAAGCAGATCACCAGTGCGGATGCTGTGAGGAACATGGAATGGGCCACAGCTACTTGTGTCCTAGGGTTTGGGGTGTTTG GGATCTGGTCTGAGGGGGCGGACGGCACTGATATCAACGCTGTGGCCCGCTCTCATGATGGGAAGTTGCTGGCTTCAGCTGATGACTTTGGCAAAGTTCACCTGTTTAGCTACCCCTGCTGTCAGCCTCGA GCCCTCAGCCACAAGTACGGTGGACACAGCAGCCATGTGACAAATGTGGCCTTCTTGTGGGATGACAGCATGGCCCTGACCACAGGGGGCAAGGACACCAGTGTGCTACAGTGGCGGGTGGTCTGA
- the EML2 gene encoding echinoderm microtubule-associated protein-like 2 isoform 7 (isoform 7 is encoded by transcript variant 7), producing MFLRGRPVPMMIPDELAPTYSLDTRSELPSCRLKLEWVYGYRGRDCRANLYLLPTGEIVYFVASVAVLYSVEEQRQRHYLGHNDDIKCLAIHPDMVTIATGQVAGTTKEGKPLPPHVRIWDSVSLSTLHVLGLGVFDRAVCCVGFSKSNGGNLLCAVDESNDHMLSVWDWAKETKVVDVKCSNEAVLVATFHPTDPTVLITCGKSHIYFWTLEGGSLSKRQGLFEKHEKPKYVLCVTFLEGGDVVTGDSGGNLYVWGKGGNRITQAVLGAHDGGVFGLCALRDGTLVSGGGRDRRVVLWGSDYSKLQEVEVPEDFGPVRTVAEGHGDTLYVGTTRNSILQGSVHTGFSLLVQGHVEELWGLATHPSRAQFVTCGQDKLVHLWSSDSHQPLWSRIIEDPARSAGFHPSGSVLAVGTVTGRWLLLDTETHDLVAIHTDGNEQISVVSFSPDGAYLAVGSHDNLVYVYTVDQGGRKVSRLGKCSGHSSFITHLDWAQDSSCFVTNSGDYEILYWDPATCKQITSADAVRNMEWATATCVLGFGVFGIWSEGADGTDINAVARSHDGKLLASADDFGKVHLFSYPCCQPRALSHKYGGHSSHVTNVAFLWDDSMALTTGGKDTSVLQWRVV from the exons ATGTTCCTGAGGGGCCGCCCTGTGCCCATGATGATCCCAGACGAGCTGGCACCCACCTACAGCCTGGACACACGCTCGGAGCTGCCTTCTTGCCGGCTCAAGCTGGAGTGGGT CTATGGCTACCGTGGCCGAGACTGCCGGGCCAACCTTTATTTGCTGCCCACCGGGGAGATAGTGTACTTTGTGGCCTCCGTAGCCGTGCTATACAGcgtggaggagcagaggcagcGACACTACCTGGGACACAACGATGACATCAAATG CTTGGCCATCCACCCAGATATGGTCACCATCGCCACGGGACAGGTGGCGGGAACCACTAAGGAAGGGAAG CCGCTGCCGCCCCACGTGCGcatctgggactcagtttccctctcCACCTTACACGTGCTGGGCTTGGGGGTGTTTGACAGAGCCGTGTGCTGTGTGGGCTTCTCCAAATCT AATGGAGGCAACCTGCTGTGTGCAGTGGATGAATCCAATGATCACATGCTCTCGGTGTGGGACTGGGCCAAGGAGACCAAGGTGGTGGATGTCAAG tGCTCCAATGAGGCTGTATTGGTGGCCACCTTCCACCCCACGGACCCCACTGTGCTTATCACCTGCGGGAAATCTCACATCTACTTCTGGACCTTGGAGGGGGGCAGCTTGAGCAAGCGGCAAGGCCTCTTTGAG AAACATGAGAAACCGAAGTATGTGCTGTGTGTGACCTTTTTGGAAGGTGGCGACGTGGTCACGGGGGACTCTGGGGGGAACCTCTATGTTTGGGGCAAAG GTGGGAACCGTATCACACAGGCGGTGCTGGGCGCCCACGACGGCGGCGTGTTTGGGCTCTGCGCCCTGCGGGACGGGACGCTGGTGTCTGGAGGGGGCCGTGATCGGCGGGTGGTCCTCTGGGGTTCTGACTACAGCAAGCTGCAGGAAGTGGAG GTCCCTGAGGACTTTGGCCCTGTGCGCACCGTGGCAGAGGGCCACGGAGACACACTGTACGTGGGGACCACCCGCAATTCCATCCTGCAGGGCTCCGTGCACACAGGCTTCTCACTGCTGGTCCAG GGCCATGTGGAAGAGCTGTGGGGCCTGGCCACACACCCCAGTCGGGCCCAGTTTGTGACCTGCGGGCAGGATAAGCTGGTGCATCTATGGAGCTCAGATTCCCACCAGCCCCTGTGGAGCAGGATCATCGAG gACCCTGCCCGCTCAGCCGGCTTCCACCCCAGTGGCTCTGTCCTGGCTGTGGGTACAGTGACTGGCAG ATGGCTGCTGCTGGACACGGAGACCCATGACCTGGTGGCTATCCACACAGACGGCAATGAACAGATCTCAGTGGTCAGCTTCTCCCCAG acGGGGCGTACCTGGCCGTGGGCTCCCACGACAACTTGGTGTACGTGTACACGGTGGACCAGGGCGGCCGCAAGGTCAGCCGCCTGGGCAAGTGCTCG GGCCATTCCAGTTTTATCACCCACCTGGATTGGGCCCAGGACAGCAGCTGCTTTGTCACCAACTCCGGGGACTATGAGATTCTGTACT GGGACCCGGCTACCTGTAAGCAGATCACCAGTGCGGATGCTGTGAGGAACATGGAATGGGCCACAGCTACTTGTGTCCTAGGGTTTGGGGTGTTTG GGATCTGGTCTGAGGGGGCGGACGGCACTGATATCAACGCTGTGGCCCGCTCTCATGATGGGAAGTTGCTGGCTTCAGCTGATGACTTTGGCAAAGTTCACCTGTTTAGCTACCCCTGCTGTCAGCCTCGA GCCCTCAGCCACAAGTACGGTGGACACAGCAGCCATGTGACAAATGTGGCCTTCTTGTGGGATGACAGCATGGCCCTGACCACAGGGGGCAAGGACACCAGTGTGCTACAGTGGCGGGTGGTCTGA
- the EML2 gene encoding echinoderm microtubule-associated protein-like 2 isoform 2 (isoform 2 is encoded by transcript variant 2) encodes MSSFGAGKTKEVIFSVEDGSVKMFLRGRPVPMMIPDELAPTYSLDTRSELPSCRLKLEWVYGYRGRDCRANLYLLPTGEIVYFVASVAVLYSVEEQRQRHYLGHNDDIKCLAIHPDMVTIATGQVAGTTKEGKPLPPHVRIWDSVSLSTLHVLGLGVFDRAVCCVGFSKSNGGNLLCAVDESNDHMLSVWDWAKETKVVDVKCSNEAVLVATFHPTDPTVLITCGKSHIYFWTLEGGSLSKRQGLFEKHEKPKYVLCVTFLEGGDVVTGDSGGNLYVWGKGGNRITQAVLGAHDGGVFGLCALRDGTLVSGGGRDRRVVLWGSDYSKLQEVEVPEDFGPVRTVAEGHGDTLYVGTTRNSILQGSVHTGFSLLVQGHVEELWGLATHPSRAQFVTCGQDKLVHLWSSDSHQPLWSRIIEDPARSAGFHPSGSVLAVGTVTGRWLLLDTETHDLVAIHTDGNEQISVVSFSPDGAYLAVGSHDNLVYVYTVDQGGRKVSRLGKCSGHSSFITHLDWAQDSSCFVTNSGDYEILYWDPATCKQITSADAVRNMEWATATCVLGFGVFGIWSEGADGTDINAVARSHDGKLLASADDFGKVHLFSYPCCQPRALSHKYGGHSSHVTNVAFLWDDSMALTTGGKDTSVLQWRVV; translated from the exons ATGAGTAGCTTTGGAGCTGG CAAAACCAAAGAAGTTATCTTCAGTGTGG AGGATGGCTCCGTGAAAATGTTCCTGAGGGGCCGCCCTGTGCCCATGATGATCCCAGACGAGCTGGCACCCACCTACAGCCTGGACACACGCTCGGAGCTGCCTTCTTGCCGGCTCAAGCTGGAGTGGGT CTATGGCTACCGTGGCCGAGACTGCCGGGCCAACCTTTATTTGCTGCCCACCGGGGAGATAGTGTACTTTGTGGCCTCCGTAGCCGTGCTATACAGcgtggaggagcagaggcagcGACACTACCTGGGACACAACGATGACATCAAATG CTTGGCCATCCACCCAGATATGGTCACCATCGCCACGGGACAGGTGGCGGGAACCACTAAGGAAGGGAAG CCGCTGCCGCCCCACGTGCGcatctgggactcagtttccctctcCACCTTACACGTGCTGGGCTTGGGGGTGTTTGACAGAGCCGTGTGCTGTGTGGGCTTCTCCAAATCT AATGGAGGCAACCTGCTGTGTGCAGTGGATGAATCCAATGATCACATGCTCTCGGTGTGGGACTGGGCCAAGGAGACCAAGGTGGTGGATGTCAAG tGCTCCAATGAGGCTGTATTGGTGGCCACCTTCCACCCCACGGACCCCACTGTGCTTATCACCTGCGGGAAATCTCACATCTACTTCTGGACCTTGGAGGGGGGCAGCTTGAGCAAGCGGCAAGGCCTCTTTGAG AAACATGAGAAACCGAAGTATGTGCTGTGTGTGACCTTTTTGGAAGGTGGCGACGTGGTCACGGGGGACTCTGGGGGGAACCTCTATGTTTGGGGCAAAG GTGGGAACCGTATCACACAGGCGGTGCTGGGCGCCCACGACGGCGGCGTGTTTGGGCTCTGCGCCCTGCGGGACGGGACGCTGGTGTCTGGAGGGGGCCGTGATCGGCGGGTGGTCCTCTGGGGTTCTGACTACAGCAAGCTGCAGGAAGTGGAG GTCCCTGAGGACTTTGGCCCTGTGCGCACCGTGGCAGAGGGCCACGGAGACACACTGTACGTGGGGACCACCCGCAATTCCATCCTGCAGGGCTCCGTGCACACAGGCTTCTCACTGCTGGTCCAG GGCCATGTGGAAGAGCTGTGGGGCCTGGCCACACACCCCAGTCGGGCCCAGTTTGTGACCTGCGGGCAGGATAAGCTGGTGCATCTATGGAGCTCAGATTCCCACCAGCCCCTGTGGAGCAGGATCATCGAG gACCCTGCCCGCTCAGCCGGCTTCCACCCCAGTGGCTCTGTCCTGGCTGTGGGTACAGTGACTGGCAG ATGGCTGCTGCTGGACACGGAGACCCATGACCTGGTGGCTATCCACACAGACGGCAATGAACAGATCTCAGTGGTCAGCTTCTCCCCAG acGGGGCGTACCTGGCCGTGGGCTCCCACGACAACTTGGTGTACGTGTACACGGTGGACCAGGGCGGCCGCAAGGTCAGCCGCCTGGGCAAGTGCTCG GGCCATTCCAGTTTTATCACCCACCTGGATTGGGCCCAGGACAGCAGCTGCTTTGTCACCAACTCCGGGGACTATGAGATTCTGTACT GGGACCCGGCTACCTGTAAGCAGATCACCAGTGCGGATGCTGTGAGGAACATGGAATGGGCCACAGCTACTTGTGTCCTAGGGTTTGGGGTGTTTG GGATCTGGTCTGAGGGGGCGGACGGCACTGATATCAACGCTGTGGCCCGCTCTCATGATGGGAAGTTGCTGGCTTCAGCTGATGACTTTGGCAAAGTTCACCTGTTTAGCTACCCCTGCTGTCAGCCTCGA GCCCTCAGCCACAAGTACGGTGGACACAGCAGCCATGTGACAAATGTGGCCTTCTTGTGGGATGACAGCATGGCCCTGACCACAGGGGGCAAGGACACCAGTGTGCTACAGTGGCGGGTGGTCTGA
- the EML2 gene encoding echinoderm microtubule-associated protein-like 2 isoform 3 (isoform 3 is encoded by transcript variant 3), with product MSLDDNLSGTSGMEVDDRVSALEQRLQLQEDELAVLKAALADALRRLRACEEQGAALRARGTPKGRAPPRLGTTASVCQLLKGLPTRTPLNGSGPPRRVGGYATSPSSPKKEATSGRSSVRRYLSPERLASVRREDPRSRTTSSSSNCSAKKEGKTKEVIFSVEDGSVKMFLRGRPVPMMIPDELAPTYSLDTRSELPSCRLKLEWVYGYRGRDCRANLYLLPTGEIVYFVASVAVLYSVEEQRQRHYLGHNDDIKCLAIHPDMVTIATGQVAGTTKEGKPLPPHVRIWDSVSLSTLHVLGLGVFDRAVCCVGFSKSNGGNLLCAVDESNDHMLSVWDWAKETKVVDVKCSNEAVLVATFHPTDPTVLITCGKSHIYFWTLEGGSLSKRQGLFEKHEKPKYVLCVTFLEGGDVVTGDSGGNLYVWGKGGNRITQAVLGAHDGGVFGLCALRDGTLVSGGGRDRRVVLWGSDYSKLQEVEVPEDFGPVRTVAEGHGDTLYVGTTRNSILQGSVHTGFSLLVQGHVEELWGLATHPSRAQFVTCGQDKLVHLWSSDSHQPLWSRIIEDPARSAGFHPSGSVLAVGTVTGRWLLLDTETHDLVAIHTDGNEQISVVSFSPDGAYLAVGSHDNLVYVYTVDQGGRKVSRLGKCSGHSSFITHLDWAQDSSCFVTNSGDYEILYWDPATCKQITSADAVRNMEWATATCVLGFGVFGIWSEGADGTDINAVARSHDGKLLASADDFGKVHLFSYPCCQPRALSHKYGGHSSHVTNVAFLWDDSMALTTGGKDTSVLQWRVV from the exons ATGAGTCTGG ATGACAATTTGTCGGGCACGAGCGGTATGGAAGTGGACGACCGCGTGTCGGCGCTGGAGCAGCGGCTGCAGTTACAGGAAGACGAGCTGGCGGTCCTAAAGGCGGCGCTGGCGGATGCTCTGCGTCGCCTGCGGGCATGCGAAGAACAGGGAGCGGCGCTACGCGCGCGGGGCACCCCCAAGGGCCGGGCGCCTCCGCGCTTAGGCACCACTGCCTCGG TGTGTCAGCTCTTGAAAGGCCTTCCCACCAGGACGCCCCTTAATGGCTCGGGACCCCCGCGGCGCGTGGGTGGCTATGCCACGTCCCCATCCTCTCCCAAGAAGGAGGCGACCTCCGGGCGCAG CAGTGTCCGCCGCTACTTGTCACCAGAGCGCCTCGCCTCGGTGCGCCGTGAGGACCCCCGCAGCCGGACCACATCCTCCAGCAGCAACTGTAGCGCCAAAAAGGAAGG CAAAACCAAAGAAGTTATCTTCAGTGTGG AGGATGGCTCCGTGAAAATGTTCCTGAGGGGCCGCCCTGTGCCCATGATGATCCCAGACGAGCTGGCACCCACCTACAGCCTGGACACACGCTCGGAGCTGCCTTCTTGCCGGCTCAAGCTGGAGTGGGT CTATGGCTACCGTGGCCGAGACTGCCGGGCCAACCTTTATTTGCTGCCCACCGGGGAGATAGTGTACTTTGTGGCCTCCGTAGCCGTGCTATACAGcgtggaggagcagaggcagcGACACTACCTGGGACACAACGATGACATCAAATG CTTGGCCATCCACCCAGATATGGTCACCATCGCCACGGGACAGGTGGCGGGAACCACTAAGGAAGGGAAG CCGCTGCCGCCCCACGTGCGcatctgggactcagtttccctctcCACCTTACACGTGCTGGGCTTGGGGGTGTTTGACAGAGCCGTGTGCTGTGTGGGCTTCTCCAAATCT AATGGAGGCAACCTGCTGTGTGCAGTGGATGAATCCAATGATCACATGCTCTCGGTGTGGGACTGGGCCAAGGAGACCAAGGTGGTGGATGTCAAG tGCTCCAATGAGGCTGTATTGGTGGCCACCTTCCACCCCACGGACCCCACTGTGCTTATCACCTGCGGGAAATCTCACATCTACTTCTGGACCTTGGAGGGGGGCAGCTTGAGCAAGCGGCAAGGCCTCTTTGAG AAACATGAGAAACCGAAGTATGTGCTGTGTGTGACCTTTTTGGAAGGTGGCGACGTGGTCACGGGGGACTCTGGGGGGAACCTCTATGTTTGGGGCAAAG GTGGGAACCGTATCACACAGGCGGTGCTGGGCGCCCACGACGGCGGCGTGTTTGGGCTCTGCGCCCTGCGGGACGGGACGCTGGTGTCTGGAGGGGGCCGTGATCGGCGGGTGGTCCTCTGGGGTTCTGACTACAGCAAGCTGCAGGAAGTGGAG GTCCCTGAGGACTTTGGCCCTGTGCGCACCGTGGCAGAGGGCCACGGAGACACACTGTACGTGGGGACCACCCGCAATTCCATCCTGCAGGGCTCCGTGCACACAGGCTTCTCACTGCTGGTCCAG GGCCATGTGGAAGAGCTGTGGGGCCTGGCCACACACCCCAGTCGGGCCCAGTTTGTGACCTGCGGGCAGGATAAGCTGGTGCATCTATGGAGCTCAGATTCCCACCAGCCCCTGTGGAGCAGGATCATCGAG gACCCTGCCCGCTCAGCCGGCTTCCACCCCAGTGGCTCTGTCCTGGCTGTGGGTACAGTGACTGGCAG ATGGCTGCTGCTGGACACGGAGACCCATGACCTGGTGGCTATCCACACAGACGGCAATGAACAGATCTCAGTGGTCAGCTTCTCCCCAG acGGGGCGTACCTGGCCGTGGGCTCCCACGACAACTTGGTGTACGTGTACACGGTGGACCAGGGCGGCCGCAAGGTCAGCCGCCTGGGCAAGTGCTCG GGCCATTCCAGTTTTATCACCCACCTGGATTGGGCCCAGGACAGCAGCTGCTTTGTCACCAACTCCGGGGACTATGAGATTCTGTACT GGGACCCGGCTACCTGTAAGCAGATCACCAGTGCGGATGCTGTGAGGAACATGGAATGGGCCACAGCTACTTGTGTCCTAGGGTTTGGGGTGTTTG GGATCTGGTCTGAGGGGGCGGACGGCACTGATATCAACGCTGTGGCCCGCTCTCATGATGGGAAGTTGCTGGCTTCAGCTGATGACTTTGGCAAAGTTCACCTGTTTAGCTACCCCTGCTGTCAGCCTCGA GCCCTCAGCCACAAGTACGGTGGACACAGCAGCCATGTGACAAATGTGGCCTTCTTGTGGGATGACAGCATGGCCCTGACCACAGGGGGCAAGGACACCAGTGTGCTACAGTGGCGGGTGGTCTGA